The nucleotide window CGGTCATGGCGGCTGTCGCCCAGCGGAGGGCCTCCCATCTCCTCTCCCGACTCCTTCCTCGGTCGCCGCTCTCTCGCGACCGCTGTCCCCTTGCTCGCCTCACGGCCACCGCCATCGATGTTGCCCACCCGGCTGCCCCCGCGCTGCCGTGGCGCTTCGTGGCCCGTTACAAGACGACTTCCGGCTCCGGATACTCCCCGCTCAACGACCCGTCCCCGAACTGGAGCAACCGCCCGCCAAAGGAGACCATCCTCCTCGACGGCTGCGACTACGAGCACTGGCTCATCGTCATGGAGTTCCCGGAGGGCTCTAAGCCGTCCGAAGACGAGATGATCGGAGCATACGTCAAGACTCTCGCGGCCGTCGTCGGTTCGTAAGTGACCCGATTCTCACTCGTGGCGACATGGGCATACGTGGCTTAGAGCTTTGAATTTTCGGTCTAATCATGGTGCTGCGTTGATTTCAGTGAGGAGGAAGCAAAGACGAGAATCTACTCTGTTTCCACCACAACCTATACCGGATTTGGGGCTTTGATCTCCGAGGAGCTCTCTTACAAAGTTAAAGGTATCGCCTTGATTAACTTCCATGTTTTAGTTTATGGATGCAATTCTTGGGAGAAAGGAT belongs to Musa acuminata AAA Group cultivar baxijiao chromosome BXJ1-11, Cavendish_Baxijiao_AAA, whole genome shotgun sequence and includes:
- the LOC103971564 gene encoding multiple organellar RNA editing factor 3, mitochondrial, which translates into the protein MAAVAQRRASHLLSRLLPRSPLSRDRCPLARLTATAIDVAHPAAPALPWRFVARYKTTSGSGYSPLNDPSPNWSNRPPKETILLDGCDYEHWLIVMEFPEGSKPSEDEMIGAYVKTLAAVVGSEEEAKTRIYSVSTTTYTGFGALISEELSYKVKGLPGVLWVLPDSYLDVPNKDYGGDLFVDGKVIHRPQFRFTERQQTRTRPRPRYDRRRETMQVERREPMMRGTSGQNQGQSGLHQRSEIPQGCVSGKQE